One Candidatus Binatia bacterium DNA window includes the following coding sequences:
- a CDS encoding acylphosphatase, which produces MTALSRVHLLVSGRVQGVGFRFSALDHARRLGLTGWVRNLPDGRVEIVAEGDPERIERFVRWCHEGPPGALVTHVEEERLPASGEFRDFRITY; this is translated from the coding sequence ATGACGGCACTTTCTCGGGTTCACCTGCTGGTTTCGGGTAGGGTCCAGGGTGTCGGCTTCCGTTTCAGCGCTCTCGACCACGCCCGCCGCCTGGGGCTCACCGGTTGGGTCCGGAACCTCCCGGACGGGCGCGTCGAGATCGTAGCCGAGGGCGACCCGGAGCGGATCGAGCGTTTCGTCCGGTGGTGCCACGAGGGTCCGCCCGGAGCACTCGTCACCCACGTGGAAGAAGAGCGCCTTCCCGCCTCCGGGGAGTTCCGGGATTTCCGGATTACTTACTGA
- the ligA gene encoding DNA ligase, whose product MAQANPSPGKVPEEARKRAEELRRLIEHHNYRYYVLDSPEITDAEYDRLFRELEELEKRYPELRTPTSPTQKVGAPPAEKFEPVRHSLPMLSLSNAMDEREFLEFDERVRKMLRISGPVDYVAEPKLDGVAVELVYLRGELVVGSTRGDGITGENVTNNIKTIRSVPLRLRPAADLPERLEVRGEVILGREAFRKLNEERARTGEPLFANPRNAAAGSLRQLDPRITAQRPLDIFCHSPGLIEGGPKLESQWEFLEAIRRWGLKTNPLNRRCRGAEPVLRYHAEMERKREELPYDVDGIVVKVDRFDLQRRLGEISRSPRWAIAYKFKAHQGITRIVDIVPSVGRTGVVTPVAQLEPVQVGGVTISSASLHNMDEIERKDIRIGDTVIVERAGDVIPQVARVLVEKRTGKEKKFRMPETCPVCGAPVVREPGEAAYRCLGASCPAQLRERIRHFASKRAMDIDGLGEKLVSQLVETGLVRDVADLYTLRKEDLVRLERMADKSAQNLLDAIARSKRPTLARFIHALGIPQVGEHMAEVLAEHFGSVERLADASEEELLSIHGVGPETAKEIRAFFSAPQNRALLRKLRERGVVPQAEAPRAKAGRLAGKTFVITGTLSIPREKAIELIEREGGRVTSSVSKNTDYVLVGTDPGSKLEKARKLGIPTIDEAEWRRLLGEKA is encoded by the coding sequence ATGGCCCAGGCGAACCCTTCCCCCGGAAAAGTCCCCGAGGAAGCCCGGAAACGGGCCGAAGAACTGCGGCGGCTCATCGAACACCACAACTACCGCTATTACGTCCTCGACTCCCCGGAAATCACCGACGCCGAGTACGATCGCCTTTTCCGGGAGCTCGAAGAGCTCGAAAAACGCTATCCGGAGCTCCGGACGCCCACCTCTCCGACGCAGAAGGTGGGCGCGCCGCCCGCCGAGAAATTCGAACCGGTACGGCATTCGCTCCCCATGCTCTCCCTCTCGAACGCGATGGACGAGCGGGAATTCCTCGAGTTCGACGAGCGTGTGCGGAAGATGCTCCGGATTTCCGGGCCGGTCGACTACGTCGCGGAACCCAAGCTCGACGGCGTCGCGGTCGAGCTCGTCTACCTCCGAGGCGAGCTCGTCGTGGGCTCGACGAGGGGCGACGGCATCACGGGAGAGAACGTCACGAACAACATCAAGACGATCCGCAGCGTCCCCCTCCGATTGCGCCCCGCCGCCGACCTCCCCGAAAGGCTCGAGGTCCGCGGAGAGGTCATTCTCGGTCGAGAAGCCTTCCGGAAGCTCAACGAAGAACGCGCACGCACCGGCGAGCCTCTTTTCGCGAACCCTCGGAACGCCGCGGCAGGATCCCTCCGCCAGCTCGATCCGCGCATCACGGCCCAGCGCCCGCTCGACATTTTCTGTCACAGCCCGGGGCTCATCGAAGGCGGCCCCAAACTCGAGAGCCAGTGGGAGTTCCTCGAGGCCATCCGGCGCTGGGGCCTCAAGACGAACCCGCTGAACCGCCGTTGTCGCGGCGCCGAACCCGTCCTCCGCTACCACGCGGAAATGGAGCGCAAACGCGAGGAGCTCCCGTACGACGTCGACGGCATCGTCGTCAAGGTCGATCGCTTCGACCTCCAGCGCCGGCTCGGGGAAATCTCCCGCTCTCCCCGCTGGGCCATCGCGTACAAGTTCAAGGCCCATCAAGGCATCACGCGCATCGTGGACATCGTTCCCTCGGTCGGCCGCACCGGCGTCGTCACGCCGGTCGCTCAGCTCGAGCCCGTCCAGGTGGGAGGCGTGACCATCTCGAGTGCGTCCCTCCACAACATGGACGAGATCGAGCGAAAAGACATCCGGATCGGCGACACCGTGATCGTGGAACGCGCCGGCGATGTCATCCCGCAGGTGGCCCGTGTCCTGGTGGAGAAGCGGACCGGGAAGGAAAAAAAGTTCCGCATGCCCGAGACGTGCCCCGTGTGCGGCGCGCCGGTCGTCCGCGAGCCCGGCGAGGCAGCCTACCGCTGTCTCGGTGCGAGCTGTCCCGCGCAACTCCGCGAACGCATCCGCCATTTCGCGTCCAAGCGTGCCATGGACATCGACGGCCTCGGCGAGAAGCTCGTGAGCCAACTCGTCGAAACCGGACTCGTGCGCGACGTCGCCGACCTCTACACCCTGCGGAAGGAGGACCTCGTCCGCCTCGAGCGCATGGCCGACAAATCGGCGCAGAACCTTCTCGACGCGATCGCGCGCAGCAAGAGGCCTACCCTCGCCCGTTTCATCCACGCGCTCGGGATTCCGCAAGTCGGCGAGCACATGGCGGAGGTGCTGGCCGAGCACTTCGGCTCGGTCGAGCGCCTCGCCGATGCCAGCGAGGAAGAGCTCCTTTCGATCCACGGTGTGGGCCCCGAAACGGCAAAGGAAATCCGCGCCTTTTTTTCCGCTCCGCAGAACCGCGCGCTTTTGCGCAAGCTCCGCGAGCGGGGCGTGGTCCCGCAGGCGGAGGCACCGAGGGCGAAGGCGGGACGGCTCGCCGGAAAGACGTTCGTCATCACCGGGACGCTGAGCATCCCCCGGGAAAAAGCGATCGAGCTCATCGAACGCGAAGGAGGCCGGGTGACCTCGAGCGTGAGCAAGAACACCGACTACGTGCTCGTGGGGACGGATCCCGGATCCAAACTCGAGAAGGCACGAAAGCTCGGTATTCCCACGATCGACGAAGCCGAGTGGCGGCGGCTTCTCGGGGAAAAGGCATGA
- a CDS encoding MBL fold metallo-hydrolase: MTDLGRPIRIRFWGVRGRRPVAGSAAGEIGGNTVCVEVEAEGFTIFFDAGSGIVEAGERLLETSTARKLHVFLSHAHYDHVEGLRDFPPLDREGWTVGFYGVGGAWSRHLQGLFRPPYARRTWKELAAETFVKSLASGAKVVLDPAKPGILGPRASVPAEGTVVVARQTRAHPKPGVTLYKLVSSGRTVVYATDLDVARSRAEVVAFAKGADVLIHDAFYTDEEYETVGKTRAGWGHSTPRMAASLALEAEVGELLLFHHSPRRSDAEVARMEREARETFPTTRAAREGVEVHLR; the protein is encoded by the coding sequence GTGACGGACCTCGGTCGGCCCATTCGAATTCGGTTCTGGGGTGTCCGTGGCCGGCGTCCCGTGGCCGGAAGTGCGGCCGGGGAGATAGGCGGAAACACGGTGTGCGTCGAGGTCGAGGCCGAGGGGTTCACGATCTTTTTCGACGCGGGCTCGGGCATCGTGGAAGCGGGCGAGCGCCTTCTGGAGACGTCGACGGCCCGGAAACTTCACGTGTTTTTGAGCCATGCTCACTACGACCACGTCGAGGGTCTTCGGGACTTCCCGCCGCTCGACCGGGAAGGCTGGACGGTCGGTTTCTACGGGGTGGGCGGGGCCTGGTCGCGCCACCTACAGGGGCTTTTCCGTCCCCCCTACGCCCGTCGAACCTGGAAGGAACTGGCGGCGGAAACGTTCGTGAAGAGCCTCGCCTCCGGAGCCAAGGTCGTGCTGGACCCGGCCAAGCCCGGAATCCTGGGCCCCCGGGCGAGCGTTCCAGCGGAGGGTACGGTGGTCGTGGCTCGACAGACACGCGCCCATCCCAAGCCCGGGGTAACCCTCTACAAGTTGGTCTCGAGTGGCCGGACCGTCGTGTACGCGACCGACCTCGACGTGGCTCGCTCCCGTGCGGAGGTCGTCGCCTTCGCGAAGGGGGCCGACGTCCTGATCCACGACGCCTTCTACACGGACGAGGAGTACGAGACCGTGGGCAAAACCCGGGCCGGTTGGGGGCACAGCACGCCACGAATGGCGGCGAGCCTGGCTCTCGAAGCCGAAGTCGGCGAGCTCCTCTTGTTCCATCATTCCCCTCGGCGGTCCGACGCCGAGGTGGCGCGCATGGAGCGAGAAGCCAGGGAAACCTTCCCGACGACTCGTGCCGCCCGCGAAGGGGTGGAAGTTCACCTGCGCTAG
- a CDS encoding peptidase codes for MGARQSLLKVLLPAILLLFAAAPARAAERRTPVVRAVETISPAVVNVWTEQVIERETAPFPLFRDPFFEEFFRDFFEPYRERLRRTSLGSGFVVRPDGYILTNQHVVLRGARIRVTFADEREFEARLVGTDSDSDLAVLEIDAPEPLPVAPLGDSDDLLIGETVIAVGNPFGLSHTVTTGVISAVGRAVKTQQQTFYDFIQTDASINPGNSGGPLVNIEGRVIGVNTAIYQGAQGIGFAIPVNRAKRIMEDLIAYGEVHLPWVGLLVQEMTEDMARHFGLATRQGVLVRDVEDGSPAERAGIRPGDVVLEIDGRRVRTTDEYRQRIRDHSVGSPVELLLWRDGRRLARTVRTQRFPDERADALAWQLLGVRLRETRAGLEIVAVRRGSPAARIGVRPGDILAGLGGVPLDSLDRFRRKLVEIRGNRTVLLSVRRGRSLYHVTVPLWG; via the coding sequence ATGGGCGCGAGACAAAGCCTCTTGAAGGTCCTCCTTCCGGCGATCCTGCTCCTTTTTGCCGCCGCACCGGCACGGGCCGCCGAGCGCCGCACCCCCGTCGTCCGTGCGGTGGAAACCATCAGCCCCGCGGTCGTCAACGTCTGGACCGAGCAGGTCATCGAGAGGGAAACGGCCCCCTTTCCGCTTTTCCGGGACCCGTTTTTCGAGGAATTCTTCCGCGATTTTTTCGAGCCCTACCGGGAGCGTTTGCGCCGGACGAGCCTGGGCTCCGGCTTCGTCGTACGCCCCGACGGCTACATCCTCACGAACCAGCACGTCGTCCTGCGAGGGGCCCGCATTCGCGTCACCTTCGCCGACGAACGGGAGTTCGAGGCGAGACTCGTCGGCACCGACTCGGACTCGGACCTGGCCGTGCTCGAGATCGACGCACCCGAGCCTCTGCCCGTGGCTCCGCTCGGAGACTCGGACGATCTTCTCATCGGAGAGACCGTGATCGCGGTGGGCAACCCCTTCGGGCTTTCCCACACGGTTACCACGGGAGTGATCAGCGCCGTAGGGCGCGCGGTGAAGACCCAGCAGCAGACCTTCTACGACTTCATCCAGACGGACGCCTCGATCAACCCGGGCAATTCCGGCGGGCCGCTCGTCAACATCGAGGGCCGGGTCATCGGCGTCAACACGGCCATCTACCAAGGAGCGCAGGGCATCGGTTTCGCGATCCCGGTGAACCGGGCGAAGCGGATCATGGAGGATCTCATCGCCTACGGTGAAGTGCACCTGCCCTGGGTCGGCCTGCTCGTGCAGGAAATGACCGAAGACATGGCACGGCACTTCGGACTCGCCACCCGGCAGGGTGTACTCGTTCGCGACGTCGAAGACGGAAGCCCGGCCGAGCGGGCGGGGATCCGACCCGGCGACGTCGTCCTCGAAATCGACGGCCGCCGCGTGCGCACGACCGACGAGTACCGGCAGAGGATCCGGGACCACTCGGTAGGAAGCCCGGTGGAACTTCTTCTCTGGCGCGACGGGCGGCGGCTCGCCAGAACGGTGCGGACGCAGCGCTTCCCCGACGAGCGGGCCGACGCTCTCGCCTGGCAACTCCTGGGGGTCCGGCTACGGGAGACCCGCGCGGGTCTCGAGATCGTCGCCGTCCGCCGTGGTAGCCCCGCGGCTCGCATCGGCGTGCGTCCCGGCGACATCCTGGCGGGGCTCGGCGGTGTGCCCCTCGACTCCCTCGATCGTTTCCGGCGCAAGCTCGTCGAAATCCGGGGAAACCGGACCGTACTCCTTTCCGTTCGCCGCGGACGGAGTCTCTACCACGTGACGGTCCCGCTCTGGGGCTAG